The proteins below come from a single Verrucomicrobiales bacterium genomic window:
- the argH gene encoding argininosuccinate lyase, with protein sequence MKKSSPVSRSGRFASGPAADVAQFSESISFDWRLWRHDILGSKAHARMLQKIGVLTVKELQAILKGLDGIGAEIARGEFRWKSELEDVHMNIESELTRRVPAGAKLHTARSRNDQVALDVRLWLRDELCLLEPEICTLQSTLVALGQQFSDVIMPGYTHLQRAQPVYFAHHLLAYVEMLERDRSRLDDCYWRLNVCPLGSGAIAGSTLPLDREMVAKLLEFTDERGRPRVSQNSMDAVCDRDFMVEFCSVAALIAVHLSRLSEDLILWASSEFNFIRISDAYTTGSSLMPQKKNPDVAELTRGKTGRVVGNLMALLTLLKGLPMTYNRDLQEDKERLFDTVDTVRACVRLMSGMLSNCTVNRPVCAAAAADPALLATDLADYLVKKGMAFRQAHHAVGALVALSERSGKPLNRLSLAEFQSVEKEFGPDVMQMFDLQKAMDRRRIVGAPGTREVAKQLASWRKRLSDS encoded by the coding sequence ATGAAAAAAAGTTCCCCTGTCTCTCGCAGCGGTCGATTCGCCAGCGGCCCGGCCGCCGATGTAGCCCAGTTTTCGGAATCGATCTCGTTCGATTGGCGTTTGTGGCGTCACGACATCCTTGGATCCAAGGCTCATGCCCGCATGCTCCAGAAGATCGGCGTTTTGACGGTGAAAGAGCTCCAGGCGATACTCAAGGGCTTGGACGGAATCGGTGCTGAGATTGCCCGGGGCGAGTTCCGCTGGAAATCGGAGTTGGAAGATGTGCACATGAACATCGAGTCGGAGTTGACCCGCCGGGTGCCGGCTGGAGCCAAGTTGCATACCGCTCGCTCCCGGAACGACCAGGTGGCTCTGGATGTTCGATTGTGGCTGAGAGACGAGCTTTGCCTGCTCGAGCCGGAGATTTGCACGCTTCAAAGCACTCTGGTGGCCCTGGGGCAGCAGTTCTCCGATGTCATCATGCCCGGCTACACGCACCTGCAGCGGGCTCAGCCGGTGTATTTCGCGCATCATTTGCTCGCTTACGTCGAGATGTTGGAGCGCGATCGGAGCCGTCTCGACGACTGCTATTGGAGGCTCAACGTGTGCCCCTTGGGCAGCGGGGCGATCGCGGGATCCACCCTGCCGTTGGATCGGGAAATGGTGGCGAAGCTGCTGGAGTTTACCGACGAGCGCGGCCGGCCGCGAGTGAGTCAGAACAGCATGGATGCCGTCTGCGATCGAGATTTCATGGTGGAGTTCTGCAGCGTTGCGGCTCTGATCGCAGTTCATCTCTCCCGGCTGTCGGAGGACCTTATTCTGTGGGCTAGTTCCGAGTTCAACTTCATTCGTATTTCGGATGCCTACACCACGGGCTCCTCGCTGATGCCGCAAAAGAAGAATCCGGATGTGGCTGAGCTGACTCGGGGAAAGACCGGTCGGGTGGTCGGCAACTTGATGGCGTTGCTGACGCTACTCAAGGGGCTGCCGATGACTTACAATCGGGATCTTCAAGAAGACAAAGAGCGTCTGTTTGATACGGTCGACACCGTTCGCGCCTGTGTGCGACTGATGAGTGGGATGTTGTCGAACTGCACGGTGAATCGTCCGGTGTGCGCGGCCGCGGCGGCCGATCCGGCCCTGCTCGCCACCGACCTGGCCGACTACTTGGTCAAGAAAGGCATGGCGTTTCGTCAGGCACATCATGCCGTGGGGGCCTTGGTGGCGTTGAGCGAGCGTAGTGGCAAACCATTGAACCGGCTCTCGTTGGCGGAGTTTCAGTCGGTTGAAAAGGAATTCGGCCCCGATGTGATGCAGATGTTCGATCTCCAAAAAGCGATGGATCGTCGTCGGATTGTGGGAGCACCGGGCACGCGCGAGGTTGCCAAGCAGCTGGCCTCGTGGCGGAAACGGCTTTCGGATAGTTAG
- the rpoD gene encoding RNA polymerase sigma factor RpoD, whose protein sequence is MVKSKGRKPVPIKSNKSDTKKRGRKPEKEKEKEKPAPAVRGKKGSSSHTGSSAGAGSHGSHSHGDSKASPATASTPSGPSPNVALPGKAGSNPELAEKIKELIRLAQEQGYLTYSDINDALPDSIISPEDLDEIYSKLRNLEIEIVDQAEVDRVKQPEPEEEDDKSRLDILDDPVRMYLKQMGQVPLLTREQEVEISKRIEDAENEVKRIIYSFGFSGKEHIALAEKLISEPPKERFDRVIVDKKIEGRENHLKDLRRLVKAVRELDQDVDECYASLLTSNQKSKSDTLTTKFKKVDKKLQDSFPKFYYKQKVIEEMALVAENIHDKIQTSLRTIAEWEALRKTTQQQTVILSEQKKIRALEEFVRMGYTEYLKSYAQLKHFAAKALQAKTEMVEANLRLVISIAKKYTNRGLSFLDLIQEGNMGLMKAVEKFEYRRGYKFSTYATWWIRQAITRSIADQARTIRIPVHMIETINKLMRVQKQLIQDFGREPTPEEIADEMQMQVDRVRAVLKMAQQPISLQSPVGDSEDTNFGDFIEDKSAENPSEMTSYSLLKDKLADVLGSLTERERKVLELRFGLIDGYSRTLEEVGKQFKVTRERIRQIEAKALRKMRHPTRIRQLQGFLETEEVV, encoded by the coding sequence ATGGTGAAATCCAAAGGCAGAAAGCCAGTTCCTATTAAGTCTAACAAGTCCGATACTAAGAAGCGCGGCCGCAAGCCCGAGAAAGAGAAAGAAAAAGAGAAGCCCGCACCTGCCGTCCGTGGCAAGAAGGGTTCTAGCTCGCACACTGGCTCCTCCGCAGGCGCTGGGTCGCATGGGAGCCACAGCCATGGCGACTCGAAAGCATCGCCTGCCACTGCGTCCACCCCCTCAGGGCCATCTCCGAATGTCGCTCTTCCCGGCAAGGCCGGATCCAATCCCGAGCTAGCGGAGAAGATCAAAGAGCTCATCCGCTTGGCCCAAGAGCAGGGCTACCTCACCTACAGCGACATCAACGATGCGCTGCCGGACAGCATCATCTCCCCCGAGGACCTGGACGAGATCTACAGCAAGCTCCGCAACCTCGAGATCGAGATCGTGGACCAGGCCGAGGTGGACCGGGTCAAGCAGCCCGAACCCGAGGAAGAGGACGACAAAAGCCGCCTGGACATCCTAGATGATCCAGTCCGCATGTACCTCAAGCAGATGGGGCAAGTGCCGCTGCTGACTCGCGAGCAGGAGGTCGAGATCTCCAAGCGAATCGAGGATGCCGAGAATGAGGTCAAACGCATCATCTACAGCTTCGGCTTCAGCGGTAAGGAGCACATCGCCCTCGCCGAGAAGCTGATCAGCGAACCGCCCAAGGAAAGGTTCGATCGCGTCATCGTCGATAAAAAGATCGAAGGCCGCGAAAACCACCTCAAGGACTTGCGCCGCTTGGTCAAGGCCGTTCGCGAACTCGACCAAGATGTCGACGAGTGTTACGCCTCCTTGCTGACTTCGAACCAGAAATCGAAGTCCGATACCCTCACGACCAAGTTCAAGAAGGTCGACAAGAAGCTCCAAGATAGCTTTCCCAAGTTCTACTATAAGCAGAAGGTCATCGAGGAGATGGCTCTGGTGGCGGAGAACATCCACGACAAGATCCAAACCAGCCTGCGCACCATCGCGGAATGGGAGGCCTTGCGCAAGACGACCCAGCAACAGACGGTGATCCTCAGCGAGCAGAAGAAGATCCGTGCGCTCGAGGAATTCGTCCGCATGGGCTACACCGAGTACCTCAAGTCCTACGCCCAGCTCAAACATTTCGCCGCCAAAGCCCTGCAGGCCAAGACCGAGATGGTGGAGGCCAACCTCCGCCTGGTAATCTCGATTGCCAAAAAATACACCAATCGCGGACTTTCCTTTCTGGACCTCATCCAGGAAGGCAACATGGGATTGATGAAGGCGGTCGAGAAGTTCGAGTACCGCCGGGGCTATAAGTTCTCCACCTACGCCACTTGGTGGATCCGACAAGCAATCACTCGCTCCATCGCCGACCAAGCCCGGACCATTCGTATTCCCGTCCACATGATCGAAACGATCAACAAGCTGATGCGCGTGCAGAAGCAGTTGATCCAAGATTTCGGACGCGAACCCACGCCGGAGGAGATCGCCGACGAAATGCAGATGCAGGTGGACCGCGTGCGCGCGGTTCTCAAGATGGCGCAACAGCCCATCTCCCTGCAGTCTCCCGTCGGGGACAGCGAAGACACCAACTTCGGTGACTTCATCGAGGATAAGTCGGCGGAAAATCCGTCCGAGATGACCAGCTACAGCCTTTTGAAGGATAAGCTGGCCGATGTTCTCGGCAGTCTGACCGAGCGGGAACGTAAGGTCCTCGAACTCCGCTTCGGATTGATCGACGGCTACAGCCGAACTCTGGAAGAGGTCGGCAAGCAATTCAAAGTGACGCGCGAACGAATTCGGCAGATCGAAGCCAAGGCGCTTCGCAAGATGCGTCACCCCACACGTATTCGCCAACTCCAGGGCTTCCTGGAAACCGAAGAAGTGGTGTAA
- a CDS encoding response regulator, with protein sequence MTRRILTVDDDTQLRDLICLYFEEKGFAISAASDASDAMAKVASDQPDVVILDINLGKDDGLKLLTRIKEHSPQIRVVMMTGFGYDDELLREALQRGADGYVGKALPMEELLGSVNRVLQA encoded by the coding sequence ATGACGCGCCGCATATTGACCGTAGACGACGATACCCAACTTCGGGATTTGATCTGCCTGTACTTCGAGGAGAAGGGGTTTGCGATCTCGGCCGCCTCCGATGCCTCAGACGCCATGGCGAAAGTTGCCTCCGACCAACCGGACGTAGTGATCCTGGACATCAACCTGGGCAAGGATGATGGGCTCAAGCTTTTGACGCGGATCAAGGAGCATAGCCCGCAGATCCGGGTGGTGATGATGACTGGTTTTGGCTACGACGACGAATTGCTCCGTGAGGCACTGCAGCGCGGGGCGGATGGTTATGTCGGCAAAGCGCTCCCAATGGAGGAGTTGCTGGGGTCGGTGAATCGGGTGCTTCAGGCTTGA
- a CDS encoding DUF3506 domain-containing protein, with protein sequence MSPTTKNQTSLNPSVHQAGSPASVLDLSGEWIGHYRGHFDQVVKIQQRGDEIEAVKITGDDHVPAGEVTFRANLKTLAGEGQVAEKEFRNPCFVPGKLVVHGRDRIAFAWENCGTVEFRKDD encoded by the coding sequence ATGAGTCCAACAACCAAAAACCAAACGTCACTTAATCCATCCGTGCACCAAGCGGGTTCTCCCGCCAGTGTTTTGGACCTTTCCGGCGAGTGGATCGGCCATTACCGAGGGCATTTTGACCAGGTGGTCAAAATTCAACAGCGTGGCGATGAGATTGAGGCTGTGAAGATTACGGGGGATGACCATGTGCCAGCGGGCGAGGTTACCTTCCGGGCCAACCTCAAGACGTTGGCGGGTGAGGGGCAGGTCGCGGAGAAGGAGTTTCGGAACCCCTGTTTCGTGCCTGGTAAGCTGGTTGTGCATGGGCGCGACCGGATAGCCTTCGCTTGGGAAAACTGTGGGACTGTGGAATTTAGAAAAGACGACTAA